The Pandoraea apista genomic interval TGCCCACCCCGAAGAGCAGCACGGCGCAGCCCAGCACCTGTGCGGAACCCCATCCGAAGATCGGTCGTCGCAGATTCCACAGACGCCGCGGTTCCAGTTCAAGGCCCACGAGGAACAACATCAGCACCACGCCGAACTCGGCGAAGTGCAGCACGTCTTCCACGCGCGAGACGAGACCGAGGCCCCACGGGCCGATGGCGATCCCGGCGGCGAGATAACCGATGATCGCGCCAAGCCCCAACGCACGAGACAGCGGCACGACGATGACCGCTGCTGCCAGGTAAATCAGGCTGGCGAGCAGCCAGGCGGGCACATGTTCCATCAGGCGGCGCTCCCGGTTGCGGCGTTTGAGGGGGTGTCACTGCCCGATGCGCCGCGCGGGCGATCCGTGGCCGGAATGTCCTGACATTCGGCGGCGTCTGCCATCGAGAGCAGCTCCGGCCACTGCGGGTACGTTGCCAACCGTCCGGCGAATTCGCTCACGTGAGCGTCGAGGGTGGCATCGTTGCTGCGCCGTGCGCCGTAAAACACATGGGGCGGAAGGAATCGCATGCCGCACAGGCGCGCCGTTTGTTCGTAGGCCGGCAGGAACGCCGAGAAGTCATGCTGGTTGTAGCCCTCGGGACGGTAGCTCGTGGCCGGGCCGCCGGTGCTGGCCACGAGCCACAAATCCTTGTTGGCGAGCGCGTGGCCGTCGTGGCCATAGGCCCAGCCCCACGACAGCACGTCGTCGAGCCAGAGCTTTTGCAATGGCGGCATGCTGTACCAATAGATCGGATGCACCAGCACGATCAGGTCGGCGCGGGCGACGCGTCGTTGTTCGGCTGCGACATCGATGCTGAAGTCGGGATACGTCGAGTACAGATCGTTGACGTCGACACCGGCGATGCTGCGCGCGGCGTCGAGCAGGCGGCGATTCACGCGCGAGTCGCGCCAGCGCGGGTGCGCCACGATGACATAGACGGCGCGCTCCGGCACACCGGCGCGGGTCGCGGCATCGGAGTCCTGGGAGGCGAGCGAGAGACGGGTGGATGCGGGGGCGGTCATGCGGGGGAGGATACCGCATTCATATGACGCGCTGCATCGCCGCGTTGAGTGTGGCAAAGGGGGCAAATGCCGTGCCCGGTTAAAGACTGCGGTAGCGAAAGCCGTTAAGTGTGGATAAGCTCAGTTCAGCACGATTCAGCTTTCGAGAGACGCGATGCGCCGCCGGGCGTGCCGCGCTCAAAAGGACAGATAACAAGAACTTTCGCGTCAGCGCGGCTTCAACGCACGCGCCTGCGCCATACCGACATGTCGCCGCAAGCCTTTCGTACTACCGTCAATCTGATCTATCACGGCCGCAACGTGGCACTCGCGCTGTTGCTCGTGGCGTTGCTCTACAACCAGACGTTCTGGGTCTTCGCGAGTGCCGTTGCGGCGGCACTGTGCACCGGCGCGCTGCGTGAAGCCGCCCGTATGCCGCAAGAGGAGGAGTTGCCACCGCGTCCGCTCGTCATTCAGGTGTTGCGCATTTCCGTGCCGCTGTTGCTCACCATGTTCGCGATCGGCTACGGCGCGGTGTGGCTCAATCGCAATTTCGGCTGACCCCCGTTTGACGGCGGGCAGACCATGAGGAGCGGTATCGAACGGTGACCAATGCTGGCCAACGGGTGCGGTTTCCCGGCCCGTCGGCCACGCGCGCGTTACATCATTTGACGAACTGGATATCGTTCGGCGCCTGAGGCGGAAGCTTCACCGCCAGCACCTTGAATTCCCCACTGGTGTTCTGCGACCCCGCGTGCACCGTGCCGCGCGGAATGACGATCAGGTCGCCCGGATGCACCTCGCGTTGCTGGTCGCCCAGCCAGAAGGTGCCACTACCGGAAATCACATATTGAATTTCATCGGTGTCCTGATGGGTGTGACGCGGCACGTTGCCGCTCTGCACGGCGATCGTGCCGTTGGGCGTGGCGACCAGGGTACGGGTTCGCAGCGTGCCGACATTGGGCACGAGCTTGCCGATCTGTTCGTCGGTCATGGCGCCAACGTCGATGATCTGGGCAGTCAGCGCGGTGGCTTGTGCCATCGCGCCGGGCATCAGGTGGGAAGAGAGGAAGCCCGCGGCGAACGCGGCGGGTACGGCGGCAAGCAGGACATAGCGACGCATGTTTTTTTCCTTTGCAGGGACGTGATGAAACGACAGCAAGGGGAGTCACGGACGAACGACTTGCGTGATGCGGGAAAGACGGAACCCGCCGTGACGGCGGGGAAGGCTCGCGGCACATTGGCGTGTGCCGCGAGCCTTGTGACGGACTATACGCGTTCCCGCGCCGTGGCGCGAGACGGTACCACCGGTGCGAGGGCGATCAGGATTGCGTGTGCGGGGCTTCGCCATGCTTGTGCAGCAGGGCGTTGCGACGGGCGTATGTGAAGTAGATCACCATGCCGATCACGAGCCACACGACGAAGGCGATCCAGGTGGCCGCTTGCAGGTGCGCCATCAGGAACAGGCACAGACCGGCGGAGATAAGCGGCACGACGGGGGCGCCCGGCACACGGAACGCGCGCGGCAGGTCCGGACGCGTGCGGCGCAGCACCAGTACGGCCACCGAAACCAGCGCGAATGCCGACAGCGTGCCGATATTGATCAACTCGGCGAGAACGCCCAGCGGCACGAAGCCGGCAATGACGGCGAACACCACGCCGATGATCCACGTGCCCGCAAACGGCGTTTTGTGCTTCGGGTGGATGCTTGAGAGCATCGGCGGCAGCAGGCCGTCGCGCGACATGGCGTAGGTAATGCGCGTCTGGCCGTAGGTCATCACCAGGATCACGGTTGTCATGCCGAGAATCGCACCCAGATCGACGAAGCCTGCGACCCAGTTCTGCCCGGCGAACTGCAAAGCCAGCGACACCGGATGGTCAACGCCTGCGAACTGCGCGAAGGGCACGATGCCGGTCATGATCGCAGCGACCGACACGTACAACAGCGTACAGACAATGAGCGAGCCGATGATGCCGATCGGCAGGTCGCGCCCCGGATTGCGAACTTCTTCGGCGGCCGACGTCACGGCGTCGAAGCCGATGAAGGCGAAGAACACGAGGGCCGCCGCGTTGAACATGCCGCTCGTGCCGAATGGCATGAACGGGGTCCAGTTGGCCGGCTTCACATGCCACACGCCCACGGCGATGAACAGCAGCACCACGCCGATCTTGATCGCCACCATCACGTTGTTGATACGGGCGGATTCGCGCACCCCGTACGACAGCACCCATGTGATGAGCAGCATGATGACGACGGCCGGCAGATTGATGAACGTCGAGACACCCGGCACACTGCCCGGCGCCGCCGTAATGGCCGCCGGCAGGTGCAGACCGAAGCCTGCCGCGAGCGACTGGAAGTAGCCCGACCAGCCGACCGACACGGCGGACGACGCCAGCCCGTACTCGAGCATCAGATCCCAGCCGATGATCCACGCGACGATTTCGCCGAGCGTGGCGTAGCTGTACGTGTAGATCGAGCCGGAGACGGGAATCGTCGAGGCGAACTCGGCGTAGCACAGCGCGGCGAAGCCGCATGCCATGGCCGCGATGATGAACGAGACGGTGAGGGCAGGGCCCGCAGTGAGGGCGCCGGTTCCTGTGAGGACGAAAATGCCGGTGCCGATGATGGCACCGATGCCCATCAGGACGAGATCGACCGGGCCCAGCACTTTCTTGAGACTGCCGGTACGGCTGGCGACCAGCATGTTCTCGATGTTTTTGGTTCTAAAAAGACTCATGACCTGCAAAAGGTTCCTGCAACGTGTACCTCTGGCGTTCGCGTTGTGCGCACCATTGGGGGAATACGCGGAAGACATGTTCCGCGACCTGGCTGCAAGGGCACCCCGGGCTTGTGGCCGCTCGTTCCCATGCCTGGCGGATCGCCACAGGGCTTCACGAACCACGTCACTGCGCTAACGCCGCCGGTGCGTCGGGCACAGGCGTTCGGGCCGTCAACGGCGTGCGCGGATAGCGCGCGCCGAATGCGGCGTGGCGATAGGCAACCACGACGTGCGAAGCGCACGCCGGGGCGGGACAAACACGATCGAGACTTACGGAGGATCCTGCCGGACTGCCGTGACCGTCGCGGTTTTCGCAACGGCACACCGGAGAAAGTGGGTCTGCAATGTGAGAGCCACGTCGACGCGGGGCATCGGACGGGGCAAGGGCTCGCTGTCCTGCGGTCCGGCCATCGGTACCTGATCGGCACCTCCGCCTGGCCGGAATTGCTCGCATTTTAAGCGTATTTCCTTACGCTCGTGCAGCGGTTGCTGAATTTGGGGTCACATCGGTGGGGGAACGACGGAGAAACGGGACGCAACGGGGGAGCGCATCGGCCGAACGCGCTGTCTGACGGGCAGCGCCTCCGGCCGGCGTGTCGTGACGATGTCAGCGATTCGGCCCACCGGGGCCCCCGCCGCCATGATTGCCGCCGGGCGGACGGCCTCCATGTCCGCCCCCGTGGCCGCTCCCATGTCCGCCGCTATGTGCGCCCCCATGTCCGCCCCCATGTCCGCCCCCATGTCCGCCGCCGCCGGGGGGACGCGGGCCGTGACCTCCACCGCCGCCCGGCGGGCGAGGGCCAGGACCGGCCCCATGGCCCGGAGGACGCGGTCCCGGCCCATGACCCGCGCCGTGCCCGGGGGGACGCGGCCCCGGGCCTGGGGAGTGCCCGGGAGGCCGGCCCCCTCCCCACGACGGCGGGCGAGGGCCGGGTGGCGGGCGATGCCAGTAGCGCTGATCGTGGTACCACGGGCGATTGCGGTAATAGTTGCCCCAATACGCCCCGATGGAGAAGGTCACAACCGGCAGACCGATCATCGTGCCGTAGTTGAGCACTGGCACCGGATTACCTTGATACGGATAGCTGAGCAGTGCTGCATAGATCCAGCCGCGTGTGCCGGGCAGACCGATGTCGCACCACGAGTAATCGGATAAGCAGCCATAGACCGTTACCGGCATCCCCGACCCCGCCTGGGCGACGACCGGATAGTCCACCGCCGGGCCCGCCCGCACATTGGCCGACGAATTGATCACCGCTTGTCCCGACTGCGCCGACGCCATGTCAGGCAGCGCAACCAGCGTTGTTGCGCCCGCGAGCACGAGCGGCAAAGTCCATTTGTTCATGTTCGTCTCCCTGTCATGACCATGCTTCGGTGCAGCAAGGCATCGATGAGCGTGCCCGGCAATCCTGCTGCGCGGGCAAACGCAGGGCATCCCTGCCTGCATGTCGATTCGACCGGACGTATCGGCAGTTGGTTTGCCGTCACGCGTAACGAAACACGCCGGCAATATTTGCTGGCGTTACGAGACTTACAAATTGCACCGCCCCGCAGCGTTGGAGCACCTGACGGAAGACCCGTGCGGGCGGCTTGCGAGCGCAATGGCCGCGGGCAGCATCCGTGCCCGGGTCAGTAACAAGTTGTGCGGCGTGTTCGCCGGGCATCGCCTGATTGAGCGTGCGCGCCGATCACGCCGCCTTGCGTCACGCGATCAGTACAGCACGACCGAGCGAATCGACTCGCCGCGCTTCATCAGATCGAAGCCTTCGTTGATCTGATCGAGACGCAGGGTGTGCGTAATGAGATCGTCGATGTTGATCTTCCCTTCCATGTACCAGTCGACGATCTTCGGCACATCGGTGCGCCCGCGCGCGCCGCCAAACGCCGAGCCCTTCCACTCGCGGCCCGTCACCAGTTGGAACGGACGCGTGCTGATTTCCTGACCGGCAGCGGCCACGCCGATGATGAACGACTGGCCCCAGCCTTTGTGGCAGCACTCCAGCGCCTGACGCATGGTCGTTACGTTGCCGATGCACTCGAACGAGTAATCGGCGCCGCCGTCGGTCAGTTGCACGATGGTGTCGACAACGTTTTCGACATCCTTCGGGTTGATGAAATGAGTCATGCCGAACTTCTTGGCGAGTTCCACCCGTCCCGGGTTGATGTCGACACCGATGATCTTGTCGGCGCCGACCATCTTGGCGCCCTGAATCACGTTCAGGCCAATGCCGCCGAGGCCGAACACCACCACGTTGGCGCCCGCTTCGACCTTCGCCGAGTAGACGACGGCGCCCACGCCGGTCGTTACGCCGCAGCCGATGTAGCAGACTTTGTCGAAGGGGGCGTCGGAGCGCACCTTGGCGACGGCGATCTCCGGCACGACGATGTAGTTCGAGAACGTAGACGTGCCCATGTAGTGGAAGATGGGCTTGCCGTCGAGCGAGAAGCGCGAGGTGGCGTCGGGCATCAGGCCGCGGCCCTGCGTGCTGCGGATCGCCTGACACAGGTTGGTCTTGCGCGACAGGCAGAACTTGCATTGACGGCATTCCGGCGTGTACAGCGGAATGACGTGATCGTCTTTCTTCAGCGTGGTCACGCCCGGGCCGACATCGACGATCACACCGGCACCCTCGTGGCCGAGAATGGCCGGAAAGATGCCTTCCGGATCGGCGCCGGAGAGTGTGTAGTAGTCCGTATGGCAGATGCCGGTGGCCTTGACCTCGATCAGTACCTCGCCGGCGCGCGGCCCTTCCAGATCGACTTCCTCGATGGTCAGGGGTTTGCCCGCTTCCCAGGCAATGGCGGCTTTGGTTTTCATGGCGATATTCCTCGTTGCAACGTCGTTCGGGGGAATCCCTTCGCGACGTACCATACCGCGTTCTAAAGTCGCGCGCGAGTCTTGACACGCCATGTCGACGGAAAAAGCGGGGCCGGACCCAAAAATTACCGGCCTTCCGCTGACGAGGGGTTGGCCGTCGGCTCGTAGATCGTGAGAGGCCCGCAGTTCTCCTCGGTCACGAAAAACGCCAGCAGACGTGCCGGATGCACCGGATCGGGGTTCTCGGTCATGGTGTGCAGCGTGCCCGGCGGTTCGAACCACGTCTGATTGGCGTGATACGTGACCGGGGCTTCGGCATTCAACTGAGAGCGAATGGTGCCTTCCAGCACGACCGCCGTCACTGTCCCGGGATGGCGATGCGCAGGCGTGAAGGCGAGCGGCGGAAACGCTACGATGGCGGTGGTCACCGATTTACCCGGGGCGTTGGCAAGCGGCTCGCACGACAGCGGCTGGACGATCGTGGATGGGCGGACCGCGGCGCCGCCGCCATTGGCGACCGTGGCCATCGGGGCGGGCTGAGACGATGCACTGGACGGCGAGAAGCGCTCCGAGAGCGTGTGGTTGGCGCTGATCGTCAATGAGCACAGGGCGTCGAACCAGCCGGGCAGGGCGCGTTGTGCGGGCGGGGTGAGTGCGAGACCGATGGCGGCCACGGCCAGTGCGGCAAGTGTGGCGGCGGTGCGGTTGGCCGAAGGGCTGGCAGATCGCCGCGGACGCGGCAGTTTGGACAAGGGCAGCATGGCGGTTTCTCTGGACGGGACTTCAGCTTAGGGAAGCGATGTCCCGTCCGGTAGCGCCAAAATTTGGCAATTCAACTAGGCCATCAAGTGCCCCTCAGTCTGCGCATCAGCGGCGGGCGCCGCTGCCCAGCGGTGCCAGGATGTGATAGAAGCCGTGAATGTCGACAGGGCGTGCGAACCAATAGCCTTGCGCCTCGTCGCAGCCCAGTTCCGTGAGCCGTTGCGCCTGCGCCGGAGTCTCCACGCCCTCGGCCGTCACGCGTAGCCCGAGGGAGTGGGCCATGGCGATGACCGCACTGACGATGGCATGGCTTGGTGCGTGCGTCAGCATGTTGCGCACGAAGGTCTGATCGATCTTCAGGCGATGGACGGGGAAGCGCGTCAGGTACGCAAGGCTGGCGTAGCCGGTGCCGAAGTCGTCGACGGCGATTTCCACCCCCATGTCGTGCAGCGAGCGCAGGCAGCCGACGGCGGCGCTGGAGTCCCCGAGCAGTAAGGTCTCCGTGATTTCGATCTCCAGATAGCGTGGCTCGAGCGCGTGAGTGTTCAGGGCGCGCTCGATCAGGCCGACGACGTCCTGACGTGCGAACTGTTGTGCCGACACGTTCACCGAGATACGCGGCAGTTGCCCGCAACGCCGCAGCAGTCGGCTGGCTTCGCGACAGGCCGTATCGATGACCCACTCGCCCAGCGGCAAAATCAGCCCGGCGGTTTCTGCAATCGGTATGAATTCGGCCGGACCGACAGGACCCAGGGACGGGTGGCGCCAGCGCAACAACGCTTCGGCATTACGAATTTCACCGTTGGCCAGACTGACTTGGGGTTGGTAGACGAGATGGAGTTGCGAATGCGCTTGCTCATGCACCGCGACGCGCAGCAGGCTCTCGAGTTCGTTGCGGCGCTGCGCTTGCGCGTCCATCTCGCTGCTGAAGAAACGTAATCCGCCGCCGGCGGCGCTGGCAATGCCGAGCGCGACATGGGCCCGGCGCAACAGCGTTTCGGGCGTGTCGCCGTGTTCGGGGTAGCTGACCGCCCCGATGCTCGCGTCGAGCGCGACGGAATTTGGCTCGACGTCCACCCATTGGGCGAGCCGGGCCTGAATCCGCGACGCCAGCAAACGGGCATCATCGCCCGTTTCATTGGTGACGATCACGAACTGACTGCCGCCCAGGCAGGCGAGTGCGTCTTCGGGGCCGCTCGCTTCGCGCAACCGTTCCGCAGCGATGCGCAGCGCCAACTCGGCGGTCGGCGGGCCAAAGGTGCTTCGGAGTTTGCGCAGGTGATCGAGTTCGAGCAATAAAACCGTCAGCCCGACCTTTTGATGAGCGCAACGATGAATCGCCAGTTCGAGTCGTTCGTTGAGCAAGGTCTGGTTGGGGAGGCGGGTGACCGGGTCGTGATGCGTGACGTACCAAAGCCGCGACGCCACCTGT includes:
- a CDS encoding putative bifunctional diguanylate cyclase/phosphodiesterase — encoded protein: MNDPVPRRVPDIQVELSRAALDSAPYAMFVCTDDGMIERMNTAFTRLTGYRPADLLGKRSFLSLLDPSELARRRLPALASLSASEAVPYDDEWHLLTHLRSWLPIRLALSCVEHAPGERRWVGIVLDLSQQVQVASRLWYVTHHDPVTRLPNQTLLNERLELAIHRCAHQKVGLTVLLLELDHLRKLRSTFGPPTAELALRIAAERLREASGPEDALACLGGSQFVIVTNETGDDARLLASRIQARLAQWVDVEPNSVALDASIGAVSYPEHGDTPETLLRRAHVALGIASAAGGGLRFFSSEMDAQAQRRNELESLLRVAVHEQAHSQLHLVYQPQVSLANGEIRNAEALLRWRHPSLGPVGPAEFIPIAETAGLILPLGEWVIDTACREASRLLRRCGQLPRISVNVSAQQFARQDVVGLIERALNTHALEPRYLEIEITETLLLGDSSAAVGCLRSLHDMGVEIAVDDFGTGYASLAYLTRFPVHRLKIDQTFVRNMLTHAPSHAIVSAVIAMAHSLGLRVTAEGVETPAQAQRLTELGCDEAQGYWFARPVDIHGFYHILAPLGSGARR
- a CDS encoding S-(hydroxymethyl)glutathione dehydrogenase/class III alcohol dehydrogenase — encoded protein: MKTKAAIAWEAGKPLTIEEVDLEGPRAGEVLIEVKATGICHTDYYTLSGADPEGIFPAILGHEGAGVIVDVGPGVTTLKKDDHVIPLYTPECRQCKFCLSRKTNLCQAIRSTQGRGLMPDATSRFSLDGKPIFHYMGTSTFSNYIVVPEIAVAKVRSDAPFDKVCYIGCGVTTGVGAVVYSAKVEAGANVVVFGLGGIGLNVIQGAKMVGADKIIGVDINPGRVELAKKFGMTHFINPKDVENVVDTIVQLTDGGADYSFECIGNVTTMRQALECCHKGWGQSFIIGVAAAGQEISTRPFQLVTGREWKGSAFGGARGRTDVPKIVDWYMEGKINIDDLITHTLRLDQINEGFDLMKRGESIRSVVLY
- a CDS encoding SH3 domain-containing protein — protein: MNKWTLPLVLAGATTLVALPDMASAQSGQAVINSSANVRAGPAVDYPVVAQAGSGMPVTVYGCLSDYSWCDIGLPGTRGWIYAALLSYPYQGNPVPVLNYGTMIGLPVVTFSIGAYWGNYYRNRPWYHDQRYWHRPPPGPRPPSWGGGRPPGHSPGPGPRPPGHGAGHGPGPRPPGHGAGPGPRPPGGGGGHGPRPPGGGGHGGGHGGGHGGAHSGGHGSGHGGGHGGRPPGGNHGGGGPGGPNR
- a CDS encoding cupin domain-containing protein — protein: MRRYVLLAAVPAAFAAGFLSSHLMPGAMAQATALTAQIIDVGAMTDEQIGKLVPNVGTLRTRTLVATPNGTIAVQSGNVPRHTHQDTDEIQYVISGSGTFWLGDQQREVHPGDLIVIPRGTVHAGSQNTSGEFKVLAVKLPPQAPNDIQFVK
- a CDS encoding NAD(P)H-dependent oxidoreductase; this encodes MTAPASTRLSLASQDSDAATRAGVPERAVYVIVAHPRWRDSRVNRRLLDAARSIAGVDVNDLYSTYPDFSIDVAAEQRRVARADLIVLVHPIYWYSMPPLQKLWLDDVLSWGWAYGHDGHALANKDLWLVASTGGPATSYRPEGYNQHDFSAFLPAYEQTARLCGMRFLPPHVFYGARRSNDATLDAHVSEFAGRLATYPQWPELLSMADAAECQDIPATDRPRGASGSDTPSNAATGSAA
- a CDS encoding amino acid permease, whose translation is MSLFRTKNIENMLVASRTGSLKKVLGPVDLVLMGIGAIIGTGIFVLTGTGALTAGPALTVSFIIAAMACGFAALCYAEFASTIPVSGSIYTYSYATLGEIVAWIIGWDLMLEYGLASSAVSVGWSGYFQSLAAGFGLHLPAAITAAPGSVPGVSTFINLPAVVIMLLITWVLSYGVRESARINNVMVAIKIGVVLLFIAVGVWHVKPANWTPFMPFGTSGMFNAAALVFFAFIGFDAVTSAAEEVRNPGRDLPIGIIGSLIVCTLLYVSVAAIMTGIVPFAQFAGVDHPVSLALQFAGQNWVAGFVDLGAILGMTTVILVMTYGQTRITYAMSRDGLLPPMLSSIHPKHKTPFAGTWIIGVVFAVIAGFVPLGVLAELINIGTLSAFALVSVAVLVLRRTRPDLPRAFRVPGAPVVPLISAGLCLFLMAHLQAATWIAFVVWLVIGMVIYFTYARRNALLHKHGEAPHTQS
- a CDS encoding cupin domain-containing protein, translated to MLPLSKLPRPRRSASPSANRTAATLAALAVAAIGLALTPPAQRALPGWFDALCSLTISANHTLSERFSPSSASSQPAPMATVANGGGAAVRPSTIVQPLSCEPLANAPGKSVTTAIVAFPPLAFTPAHRHPGTVTAVVLEGTIRSQLNAEAPVTYHANQTWFEPPGTLHTMTENPDPVHPARLLAFFVTEENCGPLTIYEPTANPSSAEGR